From Amycolatopsis sp. WQ 127309:
CCAATCTGGAATCACACATTCACCGCGGCCCACCGGCCGCACTCCCGAGGGGATCCACGATGTCTTCACGCCGCCTCCGCGCCCGCCTGCCGCACCTGCTGCTCCTGGCCACGATCGGCCTCCTGACCAGCGCCGGAGTCGCCCAGGCCGCCCCGTCCCAGCCGGACCCGGTCTGCAAGAAGGGCGAATTCTGCATCTGGTCGGCCGACCACTATTCGGGTGACGCCCAGCGTTTCGACCTGCGCACCGCGAATCCGGAGGACTGCATTCCCCTGCCCGAGGGATTCGACGGATCGTCGTTCGTCAACCTGATGAGCCGCGACGTCACGGTCTACCAGAGCGAGGAATGCACAACAGAGGGCGACTTCATCACCTACCCGGGTGCGGGAACGTACGTCCCGAACTCCCCGTTCGTGGTCCGCGCGATCAAGATCTGGGAGTAGCCCGCGGGCCGCGGTCCACGCAGCCGACCACCGAGCCCGGCAAGCAGCCCGCGCTCAGCACCAGAGACGGCGCCCTCGACCGCGGCCCACGCGACCAGCCTGCCGGACCGGACTCCACGCGATCGGGCGAAAGCCCGGCGTGTGCCCGTGACCAAGACTCAGCCGATCCGACCGCAGCACCGGACAGGACCACACCTCGCGCGATCCTTTCAGCGCCTGGTCTGCGCCCAAGGCCAAGCCGACCGCGGCCAGGACCCGGACGCATCAAACGTCCAGCCGTGGCCGCCCGGCCACGAACCAGCGTTTCCCAGCGAAGCCACCGAACGTGGTCCTCTGCGACCACCTGCTGCTCCCGAGCCGTCTCGCGCGACCTCAGGAGCGGCAACCCCCGACCAGGGCCCGGCAGACCGCCAGCTCCATGGAGCGAGCCGGCTCGCCAGGCGACAGCCGAGCCCCGGGGGGCCGCTTGCCCCGAAGCGGCCC
This genomic window contains:
- a CDS encoding peptidase inhibitor family I36 protein yields the protein MSSRRLRARLPHLLLLATIGLLTSAGVAQAAPSQPDPVCKKGEFCIWSADHYSGDAQRFDLRTANPEDCIPLPEGFDGSSFVNLMSRDVTVYQSEECTTEGDFITYPGAGTYVPNSPFVVRAIKIWE